In Paenibacillus dendritiformis, the DNA window CGAATCCAACCTCCCGGGTTCGTGTAGCGGATGGCATTCTCGATCAGGATGATGGCGACCTGACGGAGCTGGTCCTCGTCGCCGAGCACGAAGGCATCCTTGTCCAGATTGACGCGGAGCGTGATGCCCCGCTCCTCGGTCCAGAGCTGATGGATGGCCTGATGGATCGTATCGGAGAGATCGATGCGCTCCCGGCTCGGCGTGATGCTGCCTGTCCGGGCCAGCGTGAGCAATTGCGCAATAAGGCGCTGCATACGCTGACTCTCCTGATCCAGCGCTTCGAGCGAGCGGTTCAGGACATCCGGGTTGCTCGTGCCCCAGCGCTTCAGCAGCTTGACGTAGCCCCGGAAGGCGGTCAGAGGCGTGCGAAGCTCGTGGGAAGCATCCGAGACGAAGTTTTTCTCCCGTTCGACCTGCTCTCCCAGCTGCACAAGCATGTGATTGAGCGTGCGGGCCAGATCATTCAGCTCCCGCGGCGTATCGGGCACCGGAATCCGATGCTTCAGATCCGGATGCTCCTGAATCCGCCGGACGGCGTTCGTGATGGCGAATAACGGGGAGAGATTCCGCTGCGTCACATGGTAGAGCAGGAGCGATCCGACGGTGGAGCTGATCAGTCCGGTAATAAACAGCACTTGCACCATAATCTGAAGGAGGCGTTCGACATTGTTCAATTGCACGCGAATATGGATCGTCCCTTCTCCGCCGCTCAGCGGATTCCACACGAGCTGATCCCGGAAGAACAGCCCGCTCTTGGCGTTCCACTTCAACGTATCGACCACCCAGTTCAGCTTCGCTTCCTGCTGATTGGTATCATAGGCCTCATACCATCCCCGGGACTGGGCCACGATACGGCCGGATGCATCGATAACTTGAACGTAATAGTTTGCGTGATCGGGATAGAGCATCTCATCCAAAATCTCCTGGTACTGCTTGTCGGCGGGGGTCTCCAGCGTATCGATTAATTTGAGTTCGACCGCAGTCAGTTCCCGGCGCGTATCCTGAATGACGGTATGGCTGACGGTTCCCATAATGAACAGGCCGATCCAGACGATAACCCCAAGCAAGCTGAGTACATATAGCATGGTGGTTCGGAACATTAACGTATCCGGCAAAAAAGAGAAGGGCTTGATGAGGCGGGAAAAAAAGGACTTCATCAGAACGACCTCCCATTGGAGCGACATGTGCCTTTGGTGAATCGGCAGAGATTCCGGCTAAGACGAACGCAGCACATACCCGACCCCGCGCACCGTATGAATGAGCTTCGGCTTGTAGGTTCGATCCAGCTTGTTGCGAAGGTAGCGGATATAGACGTCGACCACGTTCGTCTCGCCGGCGAAGTCATAGCCCCAGACATCGGACAGAAGCTGCTCCCGGCTGATCACTTCGCCTTGATGCTCGGTTAAATAGAGCAGCAGATCAAATTCCCGCTGCGTCAGCTCGATCTGTTCGCCCTCGCGCCTCACCAATCTTTTTTTCACATCGATCGTCAAGCTGTCGACTCGATACAATTCCGGCGACGCGGCTGGCCATGACGGATTATGCCGGCGGAGTACGGTCCGGATGCGCGCCAGCAGCTCCTCGATCTCGAAAGGCTTCGTGATGTAATCATCAGCGCCGGTATCGAGGCCGGCGATTTTGTCGCCGATATAATCCCGGGCCGTCAACAATATGATCGGCACGTCGCTCGTCTTCCGGATGCGGCGGCACACTTCCAAGCCGTTCAGGCGGGGAATCATCCAATCCAGAAGAATCAGATTCCACTCCTGCCGCTTGAAATAGTCGAGCGCCTGCTCGCCGTCTTCCGCAACCGTCACATCGTAGCCCTCATGCTGAAGCTCCAACTGAAGGAACTCGGATACATTATGCTCATCTTCCACGAGCAGAATCGTTGTCATGGCATCAATCACCGCTTTTCCCCTGTTTGCCCTTATTATGTCCGGAGCTCCGCCATTCATGCCGAGCCGGGCCGGGAAGCAGATGATCGATCAGGCCTAGGGAAATGACGGATGGGGGACATAGCGGAAAAGCGGACGGCGGGGTGGGAGAAACATAGAAAAAGGGGGGGCTTTCCCGGGTCCGGAGCAGAGTTAGGATTCGGGAAATCAGTATGCTACAATGAGAAAAAAGCGATGCTGAACCAATGAGATGGAGTGGAAAAGGGGGAATGCATATGGATCAACCTCAATCGAGGATGAGCAAGTTCAAACTGTTTTTTCTAAACAACCGCTTCGTTCTGTTTTTGCTGATTCTGCTGTTGATCGGGCTCAACATCTTCCTGCTGACCAAGATATCGTTCGTCTTCCGTCCGGTGCTGGTCTTGATCAAGACCGTCCTGCTGCCTGTCATTCTGGCGGGCGTATTATATTATTTACTGAACCCGATCGTAGATTATTTTCAGGAAAAAGGCGTGAAGCGGGTCTTTACGATCCTGCTGCTCTACCTCATCATCTTGGGACTGCTTACGATCGTGGTCTTGGCCGTCATTCCGGTCATACGCCATCAGGTGATGGAGATGGTCTCGAACTTCCCCGCCTTTTCGGCCCATATCGAGAACCTGCTTACGGACCTGATTGGCAGCGATTATATTCAGCGCTTCCAGCAGACCGTCGACTGGGATACGTCGAAGCTGATCAATACGGTAACGGAGCGTGCCACCAGCCTGTTAAATAATACATGGTCAAGCATCGGCGGATTCGTCGGGGCGGTGACAGAGACGATTCTCGCCTTGGTGACCGTGCCGTTCATCCTGTTCTACCTTCTGAAGGACGGGAAGAAGCTGCCAGCTTATATTCTGGGGTTTGTGCCGACGGCGCTGCGCAAGCAGACCGATCAAGTGATGACGGAGATGAACCATCAGATCAGTTCCTATATCCGGGGACAGATTATCATCAGCTGCTGCATCGGCATGCTTCTCTATATCGGATACCTGATTATCGGCCTTGACTATTCGCTTATTCTGGCCATTATCGCGGCCTGCACGAGCATCGTTCCTTATCTGGGGCCCGCGATCGCGATTACGCCGGCGCTTATCGTGGCGCTCGTCACTTCGCCGATAATGCTGTTGAAGATGATCGTCGTCTGGACGGTCGTTCAGTTAATCGAAGGCAAGTTCATTTCCCCGCAAATTATGGGCAAGACGCTGCGGATTCATCCGATCACGATTATCTTCGTCATTTTGACGGCCGGCAATCTGTTCGGCGTCATCGGCATCATCCTGGCCGTGCCCGGATATGCGGTGCTGAAGGTCGTGGCCACGCATCTGTTCCGATGGTTCCAAGCCCGGTCGCATCTGTACGACGGGCCGCCTGCGGGACCGGATCCGACGGTCAGGGGATAGCCGCCACCCTGAAGCTCCGCATCCCTAACGGCAGACATAGACCAGCTGGCATCCCTCCCTGCAGCTGGTCTATGACCCGGGGGCCGGGGCGAAGGCTCATGAATGCGGGATTAAGGGAAGGAAGGGAGGCAGGACCTCTGATACTTTTTTGAAGGCGATCCGATCCCGGCTCATCTCCTCCATCTGCTCCTTCACGACAGCTGCCGTAACATGTCCGGCGCTTCCGACATGCCCGATGGCAATGCATATATTATGATCCTTCAGATGCGTCCGCATCAGCTTGAACTGCTTCTTTATGGCCGACGCTTTATGAATGTCGTCAAGGAAGATATGGTTCTCTAGCGACGGGATTTTTACTTCCTCCGCCACTTTGCCCACAATGCTGCGGTAGTTGGTATGGCTATCCAAGAAATAAATGCCCCGTTCCTTGCACACTTCCAATATAACCCGCATCACTCTCGGATTAACCGTCACCTTGGAACCCATATGATTGTTCATTCCCACCGCATGGGGCACATCATCGATAGCCGCATGCACCCGCTTCCGAATCTCATCCTCGCTCAGATTCGTCGTAATCGCCCCAGGTCCCAGCCCCATTTTTTTGCCTCCCAGCGCTTCCATCGGCATGTGCACGATGACTTCGTGCCCGGCTGCATGAGCCCGTTCGGCGTCACTCTTGGTATATTTCAAAACGGCATCACCGCCACGGTTACCTTGAAGGGCAGCTCCATAATCTCCTGTGTTCCGCGCCCGTTATTGCCGAAATCATCGATGACGATGACGGCCGTTTTCTGCGGTTCGGCCGCTGCCGTTCCGGGCAGGAGGCAGGCGAGGAGGGCCAGCATGATCATGTAGCGGCAGCTTGCGTTAATCATTGGGTGTCGTATCATTTGCTCACACATCCTATCTATACATTCCTTTTTAGGTTGCGTAGGCGGGCAAATTTCAGTCTGTAATTTTTTCACAGCATCAAAACAACAGGTATGGAGAACTTAAAGGCAGTACAAGCTGCGTTCTTCCTCAATGATATGGAAATACTGCCAAGGAGATGCGAAATGGTAAGGAAAACGTTGTTCATATTGCTGTCGCTATGCTGCATATGGGTTGCGGCCGCCGCGGAGGCTGCTTCCTCCGTTGAGAAGGATGAAGAAGTGACAGACTACATCAAACAGCTTTTCAAGGACAGGACGAAATTTTTGATACATCAGCAGGAACAGGCGATTCGCCATCATTATGCCGATTCCAGCAGCAGCCGGCACGCGCTTCGGCATGAAGTGGAGCGAGCCGCGTATATTCATGCCTGGGCCGAACGAAGAGGCGTGGAATTCACTCACGCCGACAGCGATGTCCGGGTGATTCGGGCGAAGCTCAGAGGAAATAAGGCAACCGCCTCTGTCGTCGAATCTCTGCGGCTGGATTATATCTATAGCCACAGCGTCGTTCGTCCGCAGTCATTCGGAATCGGCACCCGCCATGCGCTCACGCTCACGAAGGAGGACGGCAAATGGAAGGTGTTGCGGGAATGGTACCTTGACCCGCTGGAGGAAAACCCGAAGCTGATTCCCGAATCCGACGATATGATGCTGCGGCCGCAACCGAAGCCGAAGCCGTCCTCCAACGATGCCGATCGGCCCTCCACGCATTCGGACACGAAGCGGAAGCCAAGATATAACCGCCAGAAGGCCGTCGAATACGCCAATAAATACGCCGGGGCCGCTTGGGGGGCGGGCAATAAGCACCGTTATAACCCGAAGTACCGCGACTATACCGGCTTGGGCGGCGACTGCACCAACTTCGCTTCGCAATGCATCGGCGATGCGGAGGAAGGCGGGGGCTTGAAAATGAGAGGCGGCTGGCATTATTTTATGTTCAACGGGGGATCTCAGACATGGGTCCAAACCGATGCCTTTAAAAATTTCCTGCTGCACAGCGGATATGGCCAATTGATCGCCAAAGGCAAATTCCCCGATGTCGTTAAGCCCTCCCAGAAGCATCCGGCAGGGGCGATTGCGAAGCTGCAGCCCGGAGATCTAATCGGCTACGAGATGAAAGGCGATGTGGATCATTTCTCGGTCGTCGTCGGTTTCGATGATTACGGCTATCCGCTGGTCAACTCGCATACCGCCGATCGGTACCGCGTTCCCTTCGACTTGGGCTGGGATCGGCATACCAGCTATTGGCTGATCCATATCCGTGATTAACCGCCCCGCCGAATGATAAACATAACCCGGCCCGTCCAATCATACAATGAGAGGACAAGATTGGATTGGTCGGGTGATGGAAATGAAGCTGCCAGTCACGAATCCAGCCGCCCTGCGCGCGGGAGCTATCCTCGTCAGCAAGGTCATTGGCTTGGCGGGGAGAGCGACGCTTACCCGCATTCTTGGCGCCGAGGGCGTCGGCTTATACCAGATCGCTTATTCATGCTATGGTATTTTCCTCATGATCATTACCGGAGGGCTGCCGACGGCTTTGGCGTTATTTACCGCCAAGCAACCGGGAAGAGGCTGGAGCGCATTTCGCACGCTGTCGGCGCTCCTGGCTCTGGCCGGAGCCGCCGCCAGCCTCCTGATGTACATGCAGTCCGAACGGATAGCGCTGCTGCTCGGGAATCCGGAGGTGGAAGCCGGCATCCGCTGTCTGGCTCCTGCCTTGCTGGCCGTTCCGCTTCTGCAACTCCTGCGCGGGTATATGCAGGGAGCGGAGCGGTACGGAGCCATCTCCTGCTCGGAACTCGCCGAGCAGGCCGTTCGCGTCGGTACCATGATTCTCCTCGTCTGTCTGTTCGCATCCGAGGGAACGTCCGTCGCTTTGGGAGCCGGGTTGACGGGGACGACGATTGGCGCGCTGTCCGCCTTTCTGATGCTAACGGTCTTTCTCGTCACCAGGCGCTCCCTGGCCGAGGGCTCTCTCGAGTTCCATCAGCCGGTCCGAAGCGAAGTGCGATCGATTGTCCAAGCTTCCATGGCGATCGGCTTCACAAGACTGCTGATGCCCGCATCGGATTTCATCGATTCGCTGCTCATCCCGCGCCGGCTTCAGGCCGCCGGATACACCCTCTCGGAAGCGACATCGATTTACGGCGTCATTACGGGAATGGCGGTCATCGTCGCTTATATGCCGACGATCGTAACGGCCGCCATCTCGTATACGATGACGATGAAGCTGGCCTCTCATTACCAGCAAGGCAAGCTGAAGTCTTACCAAGTCATAATTCAGAGGATGCTTCGGCTCTGTTGGACATGGGGCTTGTTAAGCGGGATGTTCTTGTTTTTGTTCGCGGATCCGCTGGCTTATCTGTTGTTCCATACCCCCGAGGCGGGGGCTCCGATTCGCTACTTCGCGGTTCTTCCGCTTATCGTGGGGATTCGCGAGCTGACGACGAGCATCCTGTGGACCCAAGAGCGCAAAAACGTCCCATTCGTAGGCTTGCTGAACGGAATCGCCTTCTCCACAGCCTTGCTGTTCTTCCTGTTGGCTATACCTGGATTCGGGTACGAGGCAGCGTCAATTGGCATTTTGGCGCTGGAAGGCGTCGCGGTGTGGTGCAATCTATATGCGCTTCATCGGATGCGGGCCAATCTGTTCGCTTGGAGATGGATCGGGTGGGAAGTGCTATTTTGCCTCTTCAGTCTGGTCTTTTTCTTATTCATTCTTTCATCGGGCACAGGAGCGGCCTCGTGGTGGCCAGCGGTTGGCCATATGGTGATCTATTGGCTTGGAGCGGGGAGCGTCCTCCTCGTGCGCGCGAGATCCTTCATGCACTGAATATATACCTTTTGAGCGTCTTCCTTTCCGGGGGAAAGGTGGACGCTTTTTTGTTTTGTTCCGGGGTGCCGGCGTAGTCGGAATTCATGGATTTACATAATGGAAAAAGCGAGTATAATAAAAATGAGTAAACACTCACTCACATTTTTGAGGGGATGGTGAACCCTGTGAAAAACGTAATTGCCGTCCATCATGTAAGCAAGCGATATGGCAAGAAGGTCATTGTCTCTGACGTGGATATGACCGTAGCCGAAGGGGAGATCTATGGGTTGATCGGTCCGTCCGGGGCAGGAAAGACCACTCTGGTGAAGCTGATCGTCGGCATGGATTCGGCTTCGGAGGGGGAGATCGAGGTAGAGGGCATCCGGATTCCGAATCTCGGGATGCTGCAGCGAATCGGATATATGGCCCAGTCGGACGCCCTCTACCCGGAGCTGACAGGGAAGGAGAATCTGGATTTTTTCGCATCCCTGTTCGGCCTGTCCAAAAAGAAGAGGGCAGAACGGATTGCCTATGCGGCTGATCTGGTTCAACTCACTCCCCATTTGACCAAAAAAGTGATGGCCTATTCCGGCGGCATGAAGCGCCGGCTGTCGCTGGCGATTGCGCTCGTTCACGATCCGCAGGTGCTCGTGCTCGATGAACCGACGGTCGGCATCGATCCGGAGCTCCGATTATCGATCTGGAATGAGCTGTACCGCCTGAAGGAGCAAGGCAAATCGATACTGGTGACGACGCATGTCATGGACGAGGCGGAAAAATGCGACCGGCTGGCGATGATGAGGGAAGGGCGCATGCTGACCTGCGGCTCGCCTCCTGAATTGAAAAGCCGCTTCGGCATTCACAGCCTGGAGGAAATATTTATTAAGGCAGGGGGAAGGGACGCATGAGAACGGGAGCCCTGGTTAGACGGATTGGCCGGCAGATGATGCGCGACAAACGGACATTGGCGCTCATGATGGCGGCGCCCCTGCTGATTTTGACGCTCGTTCACTTCTTGTTCACCGGCGATTCCGGCGCGAATCCGAAGCTTGCGGTCATCGGCGCGGATGAAGCGGCGGTGGAGGCGCTGCGGGAGATGGAGATCGAACCGATTGTCTATTCTGGCGAAGCCGAAGCGAAAAAACTGCTGGCCGAGGAGGAGCTCGACGGCGTGCTGCAGTGGCAAGGGGAGGAGGCCGGCCTTACGCTGCGGAATGAGGATCCGGCCTCCGCCAAAGCGCTGCAGATGAAGGTGATGCAGACGCTAGCGGCGCAGGCGGCGAAGCAGCAGGCGGAAGGGCTGGCTCATCTGCTGCACGGCAAGGTTGAGCTTCCGGCGGGGAATCCTCTCGGGACGGGGGAGCCGAAGCTTGCGATCGAGTATTTGTACGGCGATGCCGACACCTCGTTCTTTGATGTGTTGAGTCCGATTCTTGTCGGTTTCTTCGTCTTCTTCTTTGTCTTCCTCATCTCGGGAATCGCCCTGCTGCGGGAACGGACGACCGGCACGCTGGACCGGCTGATGTCGACGCCGGTTCGCCGCAGCGAGATTGTATTCGGCTACTTGTTGGGCTACGGACTGTTTGCCGTGATTCAGACGCTTATCGTCGTCTTTTATTCGGTCAAGGTGCTCGGGATTGTGATGGCGGGCAGCCTGGGGATCGTTATTCTCATTAATTTGCTGCTCGCGCTGGTCGCTTTATCGCTGGGGATATTGCTGTCGGCCTTCGCCAACTCGGAATTCCAGATGGTGCAGTTCATCCCGCTTGTCGTCGTTCCCCAAGTTTTCTTCGCGGGCATTTTTCCGGTGGACGGCATGGCGGATTGGCTACAGGCGGTTGCGCGGATCATGCCGATGTATTATGGAGGGGATGCGCTGCAAGCCGTCATGTATAAAGGGATGGGACTGTCTGATATATACGCTGATCTCGTCGCGCTGGTCGGCTTCGCCCTCGTCTTCATCTTGCTTAATATTGCCGTGCTGCGGAAGTACCGCAATATATAAGCGCAGCGAAAAGCCGCCGCGGATTGCTATCTGCGGCGGCTGGCTTATGAAATCATGGGGCAAGCCCCTTCATAAGAAAGGAAATCGTGGCTTCCCGTTCCTGCTCGTCATTCCACTCGGCATGCTCCTTCTCGAGAAAGAGGGATCTCGCAAGCACATACCCGATAATGACCGAGGCGGTCAGCCGGATCACCGTGCCGGTCGGCAGCTCGACAAGCTTCCCCTCGGCCTGGAAGCGGCGGATGATCTTCTCAAACCGTTCCTTCACTTGGGAGACGACAATCTCCTGCAATTGGGCCTGCAGGTCAGGGTGGAAGGGAAGCTCCTGCAGGACAATGCGAACCAGACTCATATTGTGATGCAAAAAATCGATGCGGTTCTCGATGACGGCCCGCAGAAACTGATCGTAGCTCTCATATTCCGTATCGAGCACGTCCTTGAACTCGCGCAGGACGAACGGGGCAATGAGCTTGACGATGGAAGGGGCCACGATGGAGAGGAGCAGATCCTTCTTCGTCTTGTAATGACGGAAGATAGTGCCTTCCGCCACGCCGGCGCGCTGCGCAATCTCGCTGGTCGAGGAGGCGGCAAAGCCCTTTTGCGCAAACACTTCAATAGCCGCCTTCACAATCCGTTCCTGCTTCTCGGTCATCTTCGGATTGGCATCGGCGTGCAGCAGTTCTTCAATCCATGGCTCGGTCATAGGTTTGTTGGCAACTCCTTGTATCCTTCGTTCCGTGTGCCGTTACCGTTAGCTTATCACAAAGAAATAGGATTGTTAAATGCAGAAGCGCCCTCTTCCGTTCGGGAGAGGGCGCGATGCCGGCACATGTTCCATAATGTGGGCCAATGGCGCCTGTTATTCCGGTACTGGTGCGGGTGCTTCCGCTTTATCCTCGACAATGACTTCAATCCGGCGAATGCGGTTCTTGCTCATCTCGCGGATAATCATGCGGACATGCTCATAACGCAATTCCTTGCCCCGGTGCAGCTCCGTGAA includes these proteins:
- a CDS encoding sensor histidine kinase, which codes for MKSFFSRLIKPFSFLPDTLMFRTTMLYVLSLLGVIVWIGLFIMGTVSHTVIQDTRRELTAVELKLIDTLETPADKQYQEILDEMLYPDHANYYVQVIDASGRIVAQSRGWYEAYDTNQQEAKLNWVVDTLKWNAKSGLFFRDQLVWNPLSGGEGTIHIRVQLNNVERLLQIMVQVLFITGLISSTVGSLLLYHVTQRNLSPLFAITNAVRRIQEHPDLKHRIPVPDTPRELNDLARTLNHMLVQLGEQVEREKNFVSDASHELRTPLTAFRGYVKLLKRWGTSNPDVLNRSLEALDQESQRMQRLIAQLLTLARTGSITPSRERIDLSDTIHQAIHQLWTEERGITLRVNLDKDAFVLGDEDQLRQVAIILIENAIRYTNPGGWIRVEVARSQEHVCFSVADSGIGIPADEIGSVFDRFYRVDKARSRATGGTGLGLSIAKQLVNNHQGRIEVESRLGEGSTFTVCLPAAPATQ
- a CDS encoding response regulator transcription factor; its protein translation is MTTILLVEDEHNVSEFLQLELQHEGYDVTVAEDGEQALDYFKRQEWNLILLDWMIPRLNGLEVCRRIRKTSDVPIILLTARDYIGDKIAGLDTGADDYITKPFEIEELLARIRTVLRRHNPSWPAASPELYRVDSLTIDVKKRLVRREGEQIELTQREFDLLLYLTEHQGEVISREQLLSDVWGYDFAGETNVVDVYIRYLRNKLDRTYKPKLIHTVRGVGYVLRSS
- a CDS encoding AI-2E family transporter, which produces MDQPQSRMSKFKLFFLNNRFVLFLLILLLIGLNIFLLTKISFVFRPVLVLIKTVLLPVILAGVLYYLLNPIVDYFQEKGVKRVFTILLLYLIILGLLTIVVLAVIPVIRHQVMEMVSNFPAFSAHIENLLTDLIGSDYIQRFQQTVDWDTSKLINTVTERATSLLNNTWSSIGGFVGAVTETILALVTVPFILFYLLKDGKKLPAYILGFVPTALRKQTDQVMTEMNHQISSYIRGQIIISCCIGMLLYIGYLIIGLDYSLILAIIAACTSIVPYLGPAIAITPALIVALVTSPIMLLKMIVVWTVVQLIEGKFISPQIMGKTLRIHPITIIFVILTAGNLFGVIGIILAVPGYAVLKVVATHLFRWFQARSHLYDGPPAGPDPTVRG
- a CDS encoding divergent polysaccharide deacetylase family protein is translated as MKYTKSDAERAHAAGHEVIVHMPMEALGGKKMGLGPGAITTNLSEDEIRKRVHAAIDDVPHAVGMNNHMGSKVTVNPRVMRVILEVCKERGIYFLDSHTNYRSIVGKVAEEVKIPSLENHIFLDDIHKASAIKKQFKLMRTHLKDHNICIAIGHVGSAGHVTAAVVKEQMEEMSRDRIAFKKVSEVLPPFLPLIPHS
- a CDS encoding divergent polysaccharide deacetylase family protein translates to MIRHPMINASCRYMIMLALLACLLPGTAAAEPQKTAVIVIDDFGNNGRGTQEIMELPFKVTVAVMPF
- a CDS encoding amidase domain-containing protein, whose protein sequence is MVRKTLFILLSLCCIWVAAAAEAASSVEKDEEVTDYIKQLFKDRTKFLIHQQEQAIRHHYADSSSSRHALRHEVERAAYIHAWAERRGVEFTHADSDVRVIRAKLRGNKATASVVESLRLDYIYSHSVVRPQSFGIGTRHALTLTKEDGKWKVLREWYLDPLEENPKLIPESDDMMLRPQPKPKPSSNDADRPSTHSDTKRKPRYNRQKAVEYANKYAGAAWGAGNKHRYNPKYRDYTGLGGDCTNFASQCIGDAEEGGGLKMRGGWHYFMFNGGSQTWVQTDAFKNFLLHSGYGQLIAKGKFPDVVKPSQKHPAGAIAKLQPGDLIGYEMKGDVDHFSVVVGFDDYGYPLVNSHTADRYRVPFDLGWDRHTSYWLIHIRD
- a CDS encoding oligosaccharide flippase family protein — protein: MKLPVTNPAALRAGAILVSKVIGLAGRATLTRILGAEGVGLYQIAYSCYGIFLMIITGGLPTALALFTAKQPGRGWSAFRTLSALLALAGAAASLLMYMQSERIALLLGNPEVEAGIRCLAPALLAVPLLQLLRGYMQGAERYGAISCSELAEQAVRVGTMILLVCLFASEGTSVALGAGLTGTTIGALSAFLMLTVFLVTRRSLAEGSLEFHQPVRSEVRSIVQASMAIGFTRLLMPASDFIDSLLIPRRLQAAGYTLSEATSIYGVITGMAVIVAYMPTIVTAAISYTMTMKLASHYQQGKLKSYQVIIQRMLRLCWTWGLLSGMFLFLFADPLAYLLFHTPEAGAPIRYFAVLPLIVGIRELTTSILWTQERKNVPFVGLLNGIAFSTALLFFLLAIPGFGYEAASIGILALEGVAVWCNLYALHRMRANLFAWRWIGWEVLFCLFSLVFFLFILSSGTGAASWWPAVGHMVIYWLGAGSVLLVRARSFMH
- a CDS encoding ABC transporter ATP-binding protein yields the protein MKNVIAVHHVSKRYGKKVIVSDVDMTVAEGEIYGLIGPSGAGKTTLVKLIVGMDSASEGEIEVEGIRIPNLGMLQRIGYMAQSDALYPELTGKENLDFFASLFGLSKKKRAERIAYAADLVQLTPHLTKKVMAYSGGMKRRLSLAIALVHDPQVLVLDEPTVGIDPELRLSIWNELYRLKEQGKSILVTTHVMDEAEKCDRLAMMREGRMLTCGSPPELKSRFGIHSLEEIFIKAGGRDA
- a CDS encoding ABC transporter permease — translated: MRTGALVRRIGRQMMRDKRTLALMMAAPLLILTLVHFLFTGDSGANPKLAVIGADEAAVEALREMEIEPIVYSGEAEAKKLLAEEELDGVLQWQGEEAGLTLRNEDPASAKALQMKVMQTLAAQAAKQQAEGLAHLLHGKVELPAGNPLGTGEPKLAIEYLYGDADTSFFDVLSPILVGFFVFFFVFLISGIALLRERTTGTLDRLMSTPVRRSEIVFGYLLGYGLFAVIQTLIVVFYSVKVLGIVMAGSLGIVILINLLLALVALSLGILLSAFANSEFQMVQFIPLVVVPQVFFAGIFPVDGMADWLQAVARIMPMYYGGDALQAVMYKGMGLSDIYADLVALVGFALVFILLNIAVLRKYRNI
- a CDS encoding TetR/AcrR family transcriptional regulator, coding for MTEPWIEELLHADANPKMTEKQERIVKAAIEVFAQKGFAASSTSEIAQRAGVAEGTIFRHYKTKKDLLLSIVAPSIVKLIAPFVLREFKDVLDTEYESYDQFLRAVIENRIDFLHHNMSLVRIVLQELPFHPDLQAQLQEIVVSQVKERFEKIIRRFQAEGKLVELPTGTVIRLTASVIIGYVLARSLFLEKEHAEWNDEQEREATISFLMKGLAP